The following is a genomic window from Opitutaceae bacterium.
CGGGTTAGCGGTGCAGGGCGCTTCTCGCACCGGGCCTGTAGCTCAACGGTTAGAGCAGAGGACTCATAATCCTTTGGTTCTGGGTTCGAATCCCAGCGGGCCCACCAACTGCCTGCCTCACCGGTTGCTTGGGATCCATGGAGCCGGGGTAACGACGCGGGGTTGACAGGTGGTGTATGCTGTGGGCCGGGTAAGCGCAGGAAATGTAGAGGCCGCTCTCACGAGTGGCAGCCTGTCAAGGGTGGGATCCTCGGTTCTTGGGGCCCTGAGTTTCATTAGCCCTCGAGGTTAAAAGCCTCGGGGACTTTTGCTTTCACCGTGGCGAAATCCTCGGACCACAGCGTCAGGCCGACGCCAGTTCACGAGCGTGCGGCACATCGTTGGCGCGCAGCGAACGCACTTGTGCGCGCTCCAGCGTCACCAATGCCACGGTGTGTCCATCGTAGCCGACGAATTCCACCTCGAAGGCGTCGCCGTTCCCATGCACGAGCACGGCCGTGCCGACGTCACCGCGTTTCAGGTTATAGGCGGGCAGATCGCCCGTGAGGGCGACAGCGTCGAGTTCGTGAATCGGGTTCATGATTTCGGGATCGGATGGGCGGTGACAAAGCGCGGAGCGTCACCGGCAGAATCGATAAACCATGCGGTGCGCACATTCAAGCTCGCGCCCCCGGGCGCACTCAACGGACCGTCGACGACGTAGCGCGTGCCGTGCGGCGTTGGCTCGGTTACGACCACTTCGTTCTCTCTGGCGTGGCGGAGCAGCGCATGGGCCAATTGCGACCACTCCGGCGCGGTGAAACCAAAACGCAGGAAAAACGCCGCCTTGCTGCCGCCGGCCGGATGCGCCGGGTTGAGGAGATAGTGCGTGATTTTCTTCTCTGGCACGACGGCCAGATCTACGCCTGGAAGTTT
Proteins encoded in this region:
- a CDS encoding DUF4926 domain-containing protein → MNPIHELDAVALTGDLPAYNLKRGDVGTAVLVHGNGDAFEVEFVGYDGHTVALVTLERAQVRSLRANDVPHARELASA